The proteins below come from a single Microtus pennsylvanicus isolate mMicPen1 chromosome 13, mMicPen1.hap1, whole genome shotgun sequence genomic window:
- the Ppcs gene encoding phosphopantothenate--cysteine ligase isoform X2 → MKMVPKMLSPLVKDWAPKAFIVSFKLETDPEIIISRARNALEVYQHQVVVANILESIQSCVVIVTRDSETKLLLSQDEIAKGMVIEEKIVEDLRSRHTAFICDQN, encoded by the coding sequence ATGAAGATGGTGCCAAAAATGCTTTCTCCTCTGGTTAAAGATTGGGCTCCCAAAGCGTTTATAGTTTCCTTTAAGCTGGAAACTGATCCCGAGATTATAATCAGTCGCGCTCGGAATGCTTTGGAAGTTTATCAGCATCAAGTTGTGGTGGCCAACATCCTCGAGTCAATACAGTCCTGTGTGGTTATTGTAACCAGAGACTCGGAAACCAAGTTACTGCTGTCACAGGATGAAATAGCAAAAGGCATGGTGATAGAAGAGAAGATAGTGGAAGACCTCAGGTCACGACACACAGCTTTTATATGTGACCAAAACTGA